In Variovorax paradoxus, a single genomic region encodes these proteins:
- a CDS encoding Gfo/Idh/MocA family protein gives MATQRLGIIMHGVTGRMGMNQHLIRSICAIRAQGGVTLSNGDKVMPDPILIGRNAEKMEALAKAHNIPRWGTDLDKALENKDDTIFFDAGTTQMRPTLLAKAIRAGKHVYCEKPIATNLNEAVEIARLAEEATKTKGLKHGAVQDKLFLPGLRKLDMLRRAGFFGRMLSVRLEFGYWVFEGDLQPIQRPSWNYRKEDGGGMILDMMCHWRYVLDNLFGEVKSVSCLGTTHIPKRWDEAGNAYEATADDAAYATCELTGHNGEPVIAQINMSWVTRVRRDDLVTFHVDGTDGSAVAGLSSCRAQSRVATPRPVWNPDEKQTMNFFDQWQEIPDSQVYDNGFKIQWEHFIRHVVEDAPYKWTLPEGAKGVQLVEAALESWKDRRWVDVPVLKV, from the coding sequence ATGGCCACCCAACGTCTCGGAATCATCATGCACGGCGTCACCGGCCGCATGGGCATGAACCAGCATCTGATCCGCTCGATCTGCGCGATCCGCGCGCAAGGCGGTGTCACGCTGTCGAACGGCGACAAGGTCATGCCCGACCCGATCCTCATCGGCCGCAACGCCGAGAAGATGGAAGCGCTGGCCAAGGCGCACAACATCCCGCGCTGGGGCACCGACCTCGACAAGGCGCTGGAGAACAAGGACGACACCATCTTCTTCGACGCCGGCACCACGCAGATGCGCCCCACGCTGCTGGCCAAGGCCATCCGCGCCGGCAAGCACGTGTACTGCGAAAAGCCGATTGCCACCAACCTGAACGAAGCCGTCGAGATCGCGCGCCTGGCGGAAGAGGCCACGAAGACCAAGGGCCTCAAACACGGCGCCGTGCAGGACAAGCTCTTCCTGCCCGGCCTGCGCAAGCTCGACATGCTGCGCCGCGCCGGTTTCTTCGGCCGCATGCTCAGCGTGCGCCTGGAGTTCGGCTACTGGGTGTTCGAGGGCGACCTGCAGCCCATCCAGCGCCCGAGCTGGAACTACCGCAAGGAAGACGGCGGCGGCATGATCCTGGACATGATGTGCCACTGGCGCTACGTGCTGGACAACCTGTTCGGCGAAGTGAAGTCCGTGAGCTGCCTGGGCACCACCCACATCCCCAAGCGCTGGGACGAAGCCGGCAACGCCTATGAAGCCACGGCCGACGACGCCGCCTATGCCACCTGCGAGCTCACCGGCCACAACGGCGAGCCGGTCATCGCGCAGATCAACATGAGCTGGGTCACGCGCGTGCGCCGCGACGACCTGGTGACCTTCCACGTCGACGGCACTGACGGCTCCGCCGTGGCCGGCCTGTCGAGCTGCCGCGCCCAGTCGCGCGTGGCCACGCCTCGCCCGGTGTGGAACCCCGACGAGAAGCAGACCATGAACTTCTTCGACCAGTGGCAGGAGATTCCGGACTCGCAGGTCTACGACAACGGCTTCAAGATCCAGTGGGAACACTTCATCCGCCACGTGGTGGAAGACGCGCCCTACAAGTGGACGCTGCCCGAAGGCGCCAAGGGCGTGCAGCTGGTCGAGGCCGCGCTCGAATCGTGGAAAGACCGCCGCTGGGTCGACGTGCCGGTGCTGAAGGTCTGA
- a CDS encoding enolase C-terminal domain-like protein, with product MDAIRFHVEEIRFAERNVALRLPFRFGAATVTACPQVYVKARIRFADGRTAEGCAAEMMVPKWFDKNPALTNEQNFEQLRFALRDAREAYTAEPDAQTAWTHFASNYAALQGRAKAKGLQPLVASYGPALIDRAVLDALCLHSGVSFGAAMSGNLAGIDIVGSGLADDLAGFDMPGFLARQSPRTHIAARHTVGLADAIDDKDALPDAPADGLPATLAAAVRRYGLTHFKLKLCGDTAQDIERLERIAGVIDGHAHLVTLDGNEQYADADAFGAFLDRMLSTPALHTLVQKTVFVEQPIRRDAALQRDVSALGKRIALLIDESDSTLDAFVQARALGYTGVSSKSCKGFYKSIVNAARCAQWNAAGGTARYFLSGEDLTMQAGLGVQQDLALVAWLGLSHVERNGHHYVNGLAAAPGAEQQALLRAHPGLYELSDGAVRLAIREGRLSLSSLATAPGFATGKPGAGISWDAMRSVY from the coding sequence ATGGACGCGATCCGTTTTCATGTCGAGGAGATCCGCTTCGCCGAGCGCAACGTGGCGCTGCGGCTGCCGTTCCGCTTCGGCGCGGCCACCGTCACGGCGTGCCCGCAGGTCTACGTGAAGGCCCGCATCCGCTTCGCGGACGGCCGCACGGCCGAAGGCTGCGCCGCCGAGATGATGGTGCCCAAGTGGTTCGACAAGAACCCTGCGCTCACCAACGAACAGAACTTCGAGCAGTTGCGCTTCGCCCTGCGCGACGCGCGCGAGGCCTACACCGCCGAGCCCGACGCGCAGACCGCGTGGACGCACTTCGCTTCCAACTACGCCGCGCTGCAGGGCCGCGCCAAGGCCAAGGGCCTGCAGCCGCTGGTGGCGAGCTACGGCCCGGCGCTGATCGACCGCGCCGTGCTCGACGCACTGTGCCTGCACAGCGGCGTGAGCTTCGGCGCCGCGATGAGCGGCAACCTCGCCGGCATCGACATCGTGGGCAGCGGCTTGGCCGACGACCTTGCCGGCTTCGACATGCCGGGCTTCCTGGCAAGGCAATCGCCGCGAACCCACATCGCCGCGCGCCACACCGTGGGCCTGGCCGATGCCATCGACGACAAAGACGCCCTGCCCGACGCGCCCGCCGACGGCCTGCCCGCCACGCTCGCGGCGGCGGTGCGCCGCTACGGCCTCACGCATTTCAAGCTCAAGCTCTGCGGCGACACCGCGCAAGACATCGAGCGCCTCGAGCGCATCGCCGGCGTGATAGACGGGCACGCCCACCTGGTGACGCTGGACGGCAACGAGCAGTACGCCGACGCGGACGCCTTCGGCGCATTCCTGGACCGCATGCTCTCCACGCCCGCGCTGCACACGCTGGTGCAGAAGACGGTGTTCGTCGAGCAGCCGATCCGCCGCGACGCAGCCCTGCAGCGCGACGTGTCGGCATTGGGCAAGCGCATTGCGCTGCTCATCGACGAATCCGACAGCACGCTCGACGCCTTCGTGCAGGCCCGCGCGCTCGGCTACACCGGCGTGTCCAGCAAGAGCTGCAAGGGCTTCTACAAATCGATCGTCAACGCCGCGCGCTGCGCGCAATGGAACGCGGCCGGCGGCACGGCGCGCTACTTCCTGTCCGGCGAAGACCTCACCATGCAGGCCGGCCTCGGCGTGCAGCAAGACCTGGCGCTGGTCGCGTGGCTCGGGCTCTCGCATGTCGAGCGCAACGGCCACCACTACGTCAACGGCCTGGCCGCCGCGCCGGGGGCCGAACAGCAGGCACTGCTGCGCGCCCACCCGGGCCTGTACGAACTGAGCGACGGCGCAGTGCGCCTCGCCATCCGCGAAGGACGGCTTTCCCTGTCCTCGCTCGCCACCGCGCCCGGCTTTGCCACCGGCAAGCCCGGCGCCGGCATCTCGTGGGACGCCATGCGTTCCGTCTACTGA